A portion of the Cryptomeria japonica chromosome 5, Sugi_1.0, whole genome shotgun sequence genome contains these proteins:
- the LOC131049767 gene encoding chaperone protein dnaJ 20, chloroplastic has protein sequence MEYSASLKGLQAPPRLSSKCASSGISQVRIGARPKHSTSIRAFQSQNASFPSTSSLYDVLCVSPDVSASDIKRAYRRMALKYHPDVCPSADKEECSKLFLQVQEAYETLSDPLLRQDYDWRLQNMFTVGNYEGRLESSRVWEAQLMELIRRRSGNNSTSWGSRMRRRNQEGAYACF, from the coding sequence ATGGAGTACAGTGCATCACTTAAAGGTTTACAGGCGCCTCCCCGTCTTAGTAGCAAGTGTGCTTCTTCAGGAATTTCACAGGTCAGAATTGGAGCGAGGCCAAAGCATTCGACAAGTATTAGGGCTTTTCAATCTCAAAATGCTTCCTttccttcaacttcttcattgtatgatgttctctGTGTCTCTCCCGACGTCAGTGCGAGTGATATAAAACGCGCATACCGTAGAATGGCTCTCAAATACCATCCTGATGTCTGCCCTTCTGCAGACAAGGAAGAGTGTAGCAAATTGTTCCTTCAAGTTCAGGAGGCTTACGAGACTCTGTCGGATCCTCTGCTCCGCCAGGATTATGATTGGAGACTGCAGAACATGTTCACAGTAGGCAATTACGAAGGCAGATTGGAGAGTAGTCGTGTGTGGGAAGCTCAGCTGATGGAATTGATTAGGAGGAGATCGGGAAATAACTCGACGTCATGGGGTAGCAGAATGAGAAGACGAAATCAAGAGGGGGCTTATGCTTGCTTTTGA